A single genomic interval of Asinibacterium sp. OR53 harbors:
- a CDS encoding LytTR family DNA-binding domain-containing protein, which translates to MKYRCIIIDDNIIECDSLALKLKQIASLEIYATLSSGLEAVNILRDNKIDIVFSDIDMPGLSGIELLKSTKNHPVFIFISSHPEYAAESFNLNVIDYIVKPVKLERLIHAANKAIEYIQLKRLQNNQAGPKASSPDTGNNLIKTIDAQAYFFIKDASGYTRLDMGDVLYIESMGDFSKIHTTSQKTHLVLVSLKNLEKQLPASFFIRVHKQYMVNLLYIKNITVGEILLKDNNIIPISTAYKQALLDTVVHKKTLTRFGE; encoded by the coding sequence ATGAAATATCGTTGTATCATAATAGATGATAACATTATTGAATGCGACTCGCTTGCGCTGAAACTAAAACAAATTGCCAGCCTGGAAATATATGCCACCCTCTCAAGTGGATTGGAAGCAGTGAATATTTTGAGAGACAACAAAATAGATATTGTTTTTTCTGACATAGACATGCCGGGCCTGTCTGGCATAGAACTGCTGAAAAGCACCAAAAATCACCCCGTTTTTATATTTATTTCATCCCATCCGGAGTATGCTGCCGAGAGCTTCAACCTGAATGTGATCGATTATATCGTAAAACCGGTTAAACTGGAACGACTGATCCATGCCGCCAACAAGGCGATTGAATACATCCAGTTAAAGAGGTTGCAGAATAACCAGGCGGGCCCTAAAGCATCTTCTCCCGATACCGGTAACAACCTGATCAAGACCATCGACGCTCAAGCCTATTTCTTCATCAAAGATGCCAGCGGTTATACCAGGCTTGATATGGGCGACGTGTTATATATTGAAAGTATGGGGGATTTTTCCAAAATACATACTACGAGCCAGAAAACACATTTGGTCCTGGTGAGTTTAAAGAACCTGGAAAAGCAATTGCCCGCCAGCTTCTTCATACGCGTTCACAAACAGTATATGGTTAATCTGCTGTATATTAAAAATATTACAGTGGGCGAAATACTGCTGAAAGACAACAATATAATCCCAATCAGTACAGCCTATAAACAGGCATTGCTGGATACGGTAGTACATAAAAAAACATTGACCCGCTTTGGGGAATAA